Proteins from one Oncorhynchus gorbuscha isolate QuinsamMale2020 ecotype Even-year linkage group LG18, OgorEven_v1.0, whole genome shotgun sequence genomic window:
- the LOC124003305 gene encoding inositol hexakisphosphate kinase 2-like gives MSPALEALMQADGKLPYPGKGVMLEPFVHQVGGHSCVLRFGDQTICKPLIPREHQFYKSLPPEMRKFTPQYRGVVSVSFEEDEEGNLCLIAYPLHNEPENMENKDPSAECEPKSKMIKWGNKKSSSLLLDNDNYSKDRVRQSTKENKSKSYNGAEVQQQAEVLRYSLDRKQIKHNPWSLKCHQQHLQRMKENSKHRNQYKFILLENLTWRHAVPCVLDLKMGTRQHGDDASEEKKANQIRKCQQSTSASIGVRLCGMQVYQSDSGQLMFMNKYHGRKLSLPGFKDALFQFFHDGQRLRHELLSPVLRKLREMQETLESCESYRFYSSSLLIIYDGEPPRPRAPTRRHRGGEEGDEDELSDEEEEEGAFGFTRGSAAGSSAGGSSNGSSSSNGSSSSNGSVGRSSRGAAGEASSPAVDVRMIDFAHTTCRHYGEDSVVHEGQDSGYIFGLQNLITIISQLEEHSAD, from the exons ATGAGCCCTGCTCTAGAAGCCCTTATGCAGGCAGACGGGAAGCTCCCCTATCCCGGGAAAGGGGTGATGCTTGAGCCCTTTGTGCACCAGGTGGGGGGCCACTCTTGCGTACTGCGTTTCGGCGACCAGACCATCTGCAAGCCCCTCATCCCCCGAGAACACCAGTTCTACAAGAGCCTGCCCCCCGAAATGAGGAAGTTCACCCCCCAGTACAGAG gtgtGGTGTCAGTCAGCTTTGAGGAAGATGAAGAGGGCAACCTGTGTCTCATCGCTTACCCCCTCCACAATGAACCAGAGAACATGGAAAACAAGGACCCCTCAGCTGAATGCGAGCCTAAGAGTAAGATGATCAAGTGGGGCAACAAGAAATCATCGTCCCTATTGCTAGATAATGACAACTACAGCAAAGACCGGGTCAGACAGAGCACTAAAGAGAACAAGAGCAAAAG ttatAACGGTGCGGAGGTGCAGCAGCAGGCAGAGGTTCTCCGCTACAGCCTAGATCGGAAGCAGATCAAACACAACCCCTGGAGTCTGAAATGCCACCAGCAGCACCTCCAGAGGATGAAGGAGAACTCCAAGCATCGCAACCAATACAAATTCATCCTGTTGGAGAACCTGACGTGGCGTCACGCGGTGCCGTGCGTGCTGGACCTGAAGATGGGCACGCGGCAGCATGGTGACGATGCGTCAGAGGAGAAGAAGGCCAACCAGATCCGCAAATGTCAACAGAGCACTTCCGCCTCCATCGGTGTCCGCCTTTGTGGCATGCAGGTGTACCAGTCGGACTCAGGCCAGCTGATGTTCATGAACAAGTACCACGGGAGGAAGCTGAGCCTGCCGGGCTTCAAAGATGCCCTTTTCCAGTTCTTCCACGATGGGCAGCGTCTGCGGCACGAGCTGCTCTCCCCGGTGCTGCGGAAGCTCCGGGAGATGCAGGAAACCCTGGAGTCCTGCGAGTCTTACCGcttctactcctcctccctcctcatcatcTATGATGGGGAGCCCCCTCGCCCTCGCGCCCCCACTCGACGCCAccgcggaggagaggagggtgatgaGGACGAGCTCtcagatgaggaagaggaagagggggcgTTTGGGTTCACCCGTGGCTCGGCAGCTGGTAGCAGTGCTGGAGGGAGCAGTAacggtagcagtagcagtaacggtagcagtagcagtaacggTAGCGTCGGTCGCTCGTCCCGTGGTGCAGCAGGGGAGGCCAGCAGCCCGGCAGTGGATGTGAGGATGATAGACTTTGCTCATACGACGTGTCGCCATTATGGGGAGGACAGTGTTGTGCATGAGGGTCAGGACAGCGGCTACATCTTCGGCCTGCAAAACCTCATCACCATCATCTCCCAGCTGGAGGAGCACAGCGCCGACTAA